A part of Maniola hyperantus chromosome 14, iAphHyp1.2, whole genome shotgun sequence genomic DNA contains:
- the LOC117988206 gene encoding uncharacterized protein: MEDLSLIVNCSVPYKEEFSEDTDLVHSSHNMTSPIESAFISKAAGLGTVSGILIAFLINFVLSFEYETLKRKAKIKIESEIWLQKSLILLILTLSLPLVLAFLIGASLYKLVCSITIKRRDKHFAGFLDSFDVFWSLEDDATKSVINVLGIIESESSQELIDQIKEKLQNIVQNNDTEKLFYRRSEEYGFYYWRKCCYVDTSQYVRVVDVSNVDSLSVSDLEEIMSEVSYQPLPFNDEGLFQILVTNQRLKNNKRNSEYGIIFRIHHAVGDGVALIEFLCQALADGKDDELITFCMPETYKVSSKKSSADLLKMLTKLFKIPGCLIDGILREPDRSTLHGPPLNGKKFYKWIQPDDNLFQMVKNIKESIEEANFSDILATALSFGFQDYFGRKQIDPAPNNIAVILPIRFPALKNKQVKLENNFTVSILDLPVGGDLKEIRRRFNGLRNSADPLTNYYILKLCSILPKEILFPMFNSSQATMVFSNVPGPKLLSICGGDLKSLVFFVPNKGNTGLGITALCYGGVLRLGAMADSALVSSPEELGIILDGMVKEIRRLHDKYVR, encoded by the exons ATGGAGGATTTAAGTCTAATAGTCAATTGTTCTGTGCCATATAAAGAAGAGTTTTCTGAAGATACAGATTTGGTCCATTCGTCTCATAATATGACGTCCCCGATAGAAAGTGCTTTTATATCAAAAGCAGCTGGATTAGGTACTGTCAGTGGTATATTAATTGCATTTCTCATTAACTTTGTATTGAGTTTCGAA TATGAAACTCTCAAAAGGAAAGCTAAAATCAAAATTGAAAGTGAAATTTGGTTACAAAAATcgttgattttattaattttaacgtTAAGTTTACCGTTAGTTTTAGCATTTCTTATCGGAGCATCTTTGTATAAACTAGTATGTTCTATAACTATTAAGAGAAGGGATAAACACTTCGCAGGATTCCTCGATAGTTTCGATGTTTTTTGGAGTCTGGAAGATGATGCGACTAAAAGTGTTATTAATGTATTGGGAATCATAGAATCTGAATCATCCCAAGAATTAATTGACCAAATAAAGGAAAAGTTACAAAATATCGTTCAAAACAATGACACCGAAAAGCTGTTTTATAGAAGAAGTGAAGagtatggattttattattGGAGAAAATGTTGCTATGTTGATACTAGTCAGTATGTTCGTGTCGTTGATGTTTCAAATGTTGACAGCCTTAGCGTATCAGATTTAGAAGAGATTATGTCTGAAGTGTCTTATCAACCACTAccctttaacgatgaaggactGTTTCAGATATTAGTAACAAACCaaaggttaaaaaataataagcgAAACAGTGAATACGGTATAATATTTAGAATACATCACGCTGTAGGTGATGGAGTAGCTTTAATAGAGTTTTTATGTCAAGCGTTAGCAGATGGAAAAGATGACGAACTTATAACTTTCTGTATGCCAGAAACTTATAAAGTTAGTAGTAAAAAGTCTTCAGCAGATTTGTTAAAAATGttaacaaaactttttaaaatacctggATGTTTAATAGATGGAATATTAAGAGAACCTGATCGAAGTACTTTACATGGTCCTCCTTTAAATGGgaaaaagttttataaatgGATTCAGCCAGATGACAATTTATTTCAAATGGTAAAAAACATAAAAGAAAGTATAGAAGAAGCGAACTTTTCAGATATTTTAGCGACTGCTTTGTCTTTTGGCTTTCAAGACTATTTTGGAAGGAAG CAAATAGATCCAGCTCCCAACAACATAGCCGTGATATTGCCAATAAGATTTCCAGCATTAAAAAACAAACAAGTAAAATTAGAGAATAATTTTACCGTCAGTATACTAGACTTGCCAGTAGGAGGAGATCTCAAGGAGATAAGAAGGAGATTTAATGGACTACGGAAtagtgctgaccctctg ACTAATTACTACATATTGAAGCTATGCAGCATTCTCCCAAAGGAAATACTTTTCCCCATGTTCAATAGCAGCCAGGCAACTATGGTCTTTAGCAACGTACCTGGACCTAAATTGTTGAGCATTTGTGGTGGAGATCTAAAGTCCTTGGTGTTCTTTGTGCCGAATAAAGGAAATACAG GTTTAGGAATAACGGCTTTGTGCTATGGCGGAGTGCTAAGATTAGGAGCAATGGCTGATTCAGCACTAGTATCAAGTCCAGAAgaactaggtataatattagatgGAATGGTTAAAGAAATAAGAAGGTTACACGACAAATATGTGAGGTAG
- the LOC117988505 gene encoding uncharacterized protein yields the protein MITLEMLTLGMRPESKRNEKSNFINGLQNARGLLNCLERSFEKSCKYEDNLLRCRATHNHSHDSKDWCSEESTTRVSGSYSQKSKSCQTRSSTNGTESWSSASIACLQYQYEELSKRYQMLLRAYGNRCNSLTSHDGALIKLYKRVKETHAELAHVNKSLLIIGEKYLNLKYKRLAQKIWYEERIERMKRASRAVVLTAERARRDLDEQLARSLACEQDTAIILLLEKIRKCNHLFLENLRLKSRIEEMI from the exons ATGATAACACTGGAAATGTTAACTCTAGGAATGCGGCCcgaa tcaaaaagaaatgaaaaatCCAACTTCATAAACGGTCTCCAAAACGCTCGCGGCTTACTGAACTGTCTCGAGCGAAGCTTCGAGAAATCTTGCAAATATGAGGACAATTTGCTGAGATGTAGAGCAACGCACAACCACTCGCACGATTCCAAAGATTGGTGCAGCGAGGAATCTACTACTAGAGTATCTGGATCATATTCTC AAAAATCTAAGTCTTGTCAAACTAGAAGTTCCACAAATGGTACAGAATCTTGGTCTTCGGCGAGCATAGCATGCCTGCAGTATCA ATATGAGGAATTATCAAAACGTTACCAAATGTTATTAAGAGCATACGGTAATCGATGCAATTCTCTTACCTCGCATGATGGTGCCCTTATCAAACTTTATAAACGTGTGAAAGAGACGCACGCAGAACTTGCTCATGTGAATAAGTCTCTCTTAATTATCGGGGAGAAGTATTTGAATCTCAAATATAAGAGATTAGCACAG AAAATCTGGTATGAAGAGAGAATAGAGCGTATGAAGCGCGCCTCACGAGCCGTAGTCCTCACAGCAGAGCGAGCTCGTCGAGACTTGGACGAGCAGCTCGCACGCAGCTTGGCTTGCGAGCAGGATACCGCCATCATTTTGCTGCTTGAAAAA ATAAGAAAATGCAATCACCTTTTTCTGGAAAATTTGCGATTGAAATCCCGAATCGAGGAAATGATTTGA
- the LOC138403229 gene encoding uncharacterized protein encodes MASKDFEKFIRKEILISLIEKRPVLWDKTLNIYKDKVAKAAAWREICVILMEDFEKLEQEERQEFGKFVTKKWAQTRDSWLRSLNDKNRAKKAGASVKSYRYHKQMLFLKKVVFPNKSVSSTKTKCYEDRTPMMEEINNINEEDNDSQEESQYNRHNLTQPTKRSAVIRKLGDVDEKMISYIDQQSKPKAVKHEDRHLSFFKSLLPSLALLDDDQTLEFQSRVIHLIQNIKKSRIGQANYDWSSPQTSSYQTQDPFYRQQSVYALSASLASSENSVKSEPAESLDDPVSME; translated from the exons ATGGCAAgcaaggattttgaaaaatttatacGAAAGGAAATTTTGATAAGTCTGATTGAAAAGAGGCCAGTTCTTTGGGACAAAACGCTGAATATTTATAAAGATAAGGTGGCAAAAGCAGCCGCTTGGCGCGAAATTTGCGTTATTCTAATGGAGgattttgaaaagttagagcaAGAAGAAAGACAAGAGTTTG GAAAATTTGTTACTAAAAAGTGGGCGCAGACTAGAGATTCCTGGTTAAGATCATTGAATGACAAAAATAGGGCAAAGAAAGCCGGTGCTTCTGTTAAGTCTTACCGATATCACAAACAGATGTTATTCTTGAAAAAGGTTGTCTTTCCTAACAAAAGTGTATCTTctacaaaaacaaaatgttatGAAGATAGAACACCAATGATGGAAGAAATTAATAACATAAACGAAGAAGACAATGACAGTCAAGAAGAGAGTCAATATAACAGACATAATTTAACGCAGCCGACCAAAAGAAGTGCAGTAATAAGGAAATTGGGTGACGTAGACGAGAAAATGATTTCTTACATTGACCAACAATCAAAACCGAAGGCAGTTAAGCACGAAGACCGACACCTATCGTTCTTCAAAAGTCTTCTGCCGTCATTAGCTTTGCTTGACGACGACCAAACCTTAGAGTTTCAGTCTAGAGTCATACACcttatacaaaatattaaaaaaagtagAATTGGCCAGGCGAACTACGACTGGTCTTCTCCACAAACTTCTAGCTACCAAACCCAAGACCCTTTttatagacaacaaagtgtttaTGCGCTATCAGCGTCGCTAGCATCCAGTGAGAACTCAGTAAAATCGGAACCGGCAGAATCTTTGGATGATCCAGTATCAATGGAGTAG